In a single window of the Veillonella sp. genome:
- the nrdD gene encoding anaerobic ribonucleoside-triphosphate reductase: protein MLQVIKRDGTKVPFDKNKIALAIEKAEHSSTGLYEEGLAQRIADEIEEYATKLQKDMTIYAIEDQVYYKLIEYHNPATARAYEGYKAVQAFKRRQNTTDDDVIGLLDRSNVSVLDENSNKDAAIVSTQRDLIAGEVSKDIARRKLIPTDILEAHDSGAIHFHDMDYIIQPMFNCCLINLEDMLTNGTVINGKKIDTPKSFQVACTVTTQIIAQVASGQYGGQSINGIDRILAPFVRKSYEKILNNVIEEQVEIYGMEPNMEKAREIAWKRTRKEVKDGIQTIQYQINTLMTTNGQSPFVTLFMYFKPDYEYAKEAALITEEILRQRIKGVKNEADVYITPAFPKLIYVLDEHNVTPDSPYYYLTELAAQCTAKRMYPDYISAKKMKENYEGNVFSPMGCRSFLSPWKDEKGNYKFDGRFNMGVVSLNLPQIGILARGSEERFFEILDKRLELAEKALLLRYNLLKDVVSDVSPIHWQHGAIARLKKGEKIARFLTGGYATISLGYIGIYEATRLITGESNTGEKGRVFAMKIMDRLNDAINLWHDKHNLGFGLYGTPAESLTNRFSSLDRARFGVIEDITDKGYYTNSYHVNVREEINVFDKFNFESEFQKKSTGGCISYAEIPNMTNNIPAVLTMIQYIYDHISYAEFNTKSDYCHECGFDGEIKVNEHNEWECPRCHNTNRDKLTVIRRTCGYLGENFWNEGRTKEIKDRVMHI, encoded by the coding sequence ATGTTGCAGGTCATTAAACGGGATGGTACAAAGGTACCATTTGATAAGAATAAGATTGCTTTGGCTATAGAAAAAGCTGAGCATAGTAGTACAGGGTTGTACGAAGAGGGGTTGGCACAGCGTATTGCTGATGAAATTGAAGAATATGCTACAAAGCTCCAAAAAGACATGACAATTTATGCTATTGAAGATCAAGTGTATTATAAGTTGATTGAGTATCATAATCCTGCAACGGCACGTGCCTATGAAGGTTACAAAGCTGTTCAAGCTTTTAAACGCCGTCAAAATACTACTGATGATGATGTAATCGGTTTATTAGATCGCAGTAATGTCAGCGTTCTCGATGAAAACTCTAATAAGGATGCTGCTATTGTATCTACACAACGTGATTTAATTGCCGGTGAAGTATCTAAGGATATTGCTCGTCGTAAATTAATTCCTACAGATATTTTAGAAGCCCATGATAGTGGTGCTATTCACTTCCATGATATGGATTACATTATCCAGCCTATGTTTAACTGTTGCTTGATCAATTTGGAAGATATGCTAACAAATGGTACGGTTATCAATGGTAAGAAAATTGATACACCTAAATCCTTCCAAGTTGCATGTACAGTAACAACGCAAATTATTGCACAAGTTGCATCTGGTCAATACGGCGGTCAAAGTATCAATGGTATCGATCGCATTTTGGCGCCATTCGTACGTAAATCTTACGAAAAAATCCTCAACAATGTTATTGAAGAACAAGTTGAGATTTACGGGATGGAACCAAATATGGAAAAAGCCCGTGAAATTGCGTGGAAACGTACGCGTAAAGAGGTTAAGGATGGCATCCAAACTATCCAATATCAAATCAATACATTGATGACTACAAATGGTCAATCTCCATTTGTTACATTGTTCATGTATTTTAAACCTGATTATGAATATGCTAAAGAGGCTGCTCTTATTACAGAAGAGATTTTGCGCCAACGTATTAAGGGTGTAAAAAATGAAGCTGATGTATATATTACGCCAGCATTCCCTAAATTGATTTATGTTCTTGATGAACATAATGTAACGCCTGATAGTCCATATTACTATTTAACTGAACTTGCTGCACAATGTACTGCTAAACGCATGTATCCAGATTATATTTCCGCTAAGAAGATGAAGGAAAACTATGAGGGTAATGTATTTAGCCCAATGGGATGTCGTTCTTTCTTATCTCCTTGGAAGGATGAAAAGGGGAACTATAAGTTTGATGGGCGCTTTAATATGGGCGTTGTAAGTTTGAACTTACCTCAAATTGGTATCTTAGCTCGCGGTAGTGAAGAAAGATTCTTTGAAATTTTAGATAAACGTCTTGAATTAGCGGAAAAAGCATTACTGTTACGTTACAACTTATTAAAGGATGTAGTGAGTGATGTATCGCCAATTCATTGGCAACACGGTGCTATTGCGCGCCTAAAAAAAGGAGAGAAAATCGCTCGCTTCCTTACTGGTGGTTATGCAACAATTTCTCTTGGCTACATCGGTATTTATGAAGCAACTCGATTGATTACCGGTGAGTCTAACACAGGTGAAAAAGGTCGTGTATTTGCCATGAAAATTATGGATCGTTTAAATGATGCCATCAATCTATGGCATGATAAACATAATCTTGGCTTTGGTTTATATGGTACACCTGCTGAAAGCTTAACAAATCGATTCTCTTCTCTAGATCGTGCTCGCTTTGGTGTAATTGAAGATATTACTGATAAAGGGTATTACACTAATAGTTATCACGTTAATGTTCGTGAAGAAATCAATGTATTTGATAAGTTTAATTTTGAATCTGAATTCCAAAAGAAATCGACCGGTGGTTGTATTTCCTATGCGGAAATTCCGAATATGACTAACAATATCCCAGCTGTTTTGACTATGATTCAATATATTTATGATCATATTTCTTATGCTGAGTTTAATACCAAGTCCGACTACTGTCACGAATGTGGTTTTGATGGTGAAATTAAGGTCAATGAACATAATGAATGGGAATGTCCTCGTTGCCACAACACAAACCGCGATAAATTAACTGTAATTCGTCGTACTTGTGGTTATTTAGGTGAAAACTTCTGGAATGAAGGTCGTACGAAAGAAATCAAAGATCGTGTAATGCATATTTAA
- the nrdG gene encoding anaerobic ribonucleoside-triphosphate reductase activating protein produces MRYGQIRQYDIANGEGIRTSIFVTGCTHCCYNCFNEEYQNFNAGKEWTQSETDLVVSYVKSPTCSGLTLLGGEPFQNVQGLLPVVRAVRAAAPEKKIWAYSGYTIDDILEDELRSALLHEIDILVDGRFVDELKDPALRFRGSSNQRIIDVKKTLETGEVVLAME; encoded by the coding sequence ATGAGATATGGGCAAATAAGACAATATGATATTGCCAATGGGGAAGGTATTCGTACATCTATATTCGTAACCGGTTGTACACATTGTTGCTATAACTGTTTTAATGAAGAATACCAGAATTTTAATGCCGGTAAGGAATGGACTCAATCTGAAACTGATTTAGTTGTATCCTATGTGAAAAGTCCAACATGCTCAGGTTTAACCTTGTTAGGTGGGGAACCGTTCCAAAATGTACAAGGCTTATTACCGGTGGTGCGGGCAGTTCGTGCGGCGGCGCCAGAAAAGAAAATTTGGGCCTATTCAGGTTATACAATAGATGATATCTTAGAAGATGAGTTGAGAAGCGCTTTATTACATGAAATTGATATTCTCGTAGACGGTCGCTTTGTAGATGAACTAAAAGATCCAGCATTGCGATTTAGAGGGTCATCTAATCAACGTATTATAGACGTTAAGAAAACATTAGAAACAGGCGAAGTCGTATTAGCAATGGAGTAA